In Xylanivirga thermophila, the genomic window TAACATTTTTTAAGATAGGGCTCTTTAGCTTTGGTGGAGGATATGCTATGATCCCCCTTATAGAAAAGGAACTAGAAAGTCACAATTGGATGACCAGTTCCCAGTTTTATAATATAATAGCCGTATCGGAGACAACGCCAGGGCCTATATCTGTAAACTCTGCAACATTTGTTGGATATGAAGTAGGTGGAATATTTGGCAGTATAGTAGCAACCATGGGTGTAGCAGCCCCTTCCCTCATTCTGATACTTATAATATGCAAGTATCTCTTGAAATACCAAGACAACGGCATTTTTAAAAATGCCTTCTCTGGCATACGTCCAGTAGTAGCAGGGCTTATCATAGCAGCAGCATTTTTTGTAGCTCAAACTTCCGTATTCAAAAAATCTGTAACTGTAAGCACAATACACGATGCCGCCATACATCCTTTTAAGTATTTAAATTTTAAAAGTATACTAATATTAATCATAGTCGCTTTGATGCTAGAAAAATTTAAACTCCATCCCATACTTGTTATATTCTTGTCCGGAGTAATAGGCGTTGTATTCTTTTATATAATTTAATTTTAAAAAGCCATCCGTTATTTACGGACGGCTTTTTAAAAATCTACATAGCTATGGGTACACAGATCTTCCGGCGTACCATTAGATTTTGAGGATCCAATCCCGGATTTGCAGACATAATAGCCTCTACGGTGGTGTTAAACCTACGGGCAATTGCATATAGAGTATCACCAGATTTTATAACATAGACAAGTGAACCAGGTGGGCAAGAAGGATATACAGGACCTACAGGTATACATATCCTCTGGCCTATCATTAGATTTTGAGGATCCACTCCTGGGTTTACAGCCATAATAGCCTCTACAGTAGTATTAAATCTCTGTGCTAGTTTATAAAACGTATCTCCGGACCTTATTATATAAGGCATAGTATTTGGTGGGCAAGAAGGATATACAGGGCCTACAGGTATACATATCCTCTGGCCTATCATTAGATTTTGAGGATCCACTCCTGGGTTTACAGCCATAATAGCCTCTACAGTAGTATTAAATCTCTGTGCTAGTTTATAAAACGTATCTCCAGACCTTATTATATAAGGCATAGTATTTGGCGGACATTGGTGCATATCAGGCCAGCCCGGATATCCACCCCAGTAACCGCCGTAACAGCCATCATAATAACACATCCATATCACCTCCACAAGTATGTGCCTACAATAATATATTCAATTGAATAAAATAGTGTTACAAAGGGGAAAATATTGGTATAATATTAATAGCCAAATCAATTTATAAATAGCTGGAGAAGAATAATATGCGTAATTTAAACAATAAAAAAAGATTTATTTTCCTTTGTCTGATTGTAACTCTTTTATTTGTATCTACTGCTTGTCAGACAGTAGATGGAATAATAAACAACAAAAAAATGGACAATAATCAAAACATCGATGTAATTCCCTTGGATGTAATCGATGATCTAGAAATTCAAAATGATAATAACCTTTTAGATGACAAGTCAATAAGCAAAAATGAAGAAATCGACGTACCTATAAAACCAGTTGAGCTACTTTTCTCATTTGCCGGAGATTGTACAATAGGTGGTGATTTAATATGGGGAGGTAAACCGGTAAAAGAGGATATATTCACCACCGAATGGAAACATCAAAACAAAGATTATTCTTTTTTCTTTAAAAATGTAAGATCCATATTTGAAAAAGATGATGCTACAATTATAAATCTAGAAGGTCCCCTTACAACGGCCACTAAGAGGGCGGATAAAAAGTTTGCATTCAAAGGCCACCCATCATTTGCAAATATACTTACCGAAGGCAGTATAGAGGTAGCTACTATTGCCAACAACCACATATATGACTACGGTGAACAGGGACTAAATAATACCACAAAGGCGTTAAATGAAAATGGAGTACTATATTCCCATGAACAGCATATTGCTTACAATACATATAATAATATAAAAGTAGCATTTTTAAGTTATAATGGCTGGGGGCTATGGGCAAAGGATATGGTTGAAAAAGGCATAAAAGAAGCCAAAGAAAACGGTGCTGATATAATACTTGTATCATTCCACTGGGGAGAAGAGAGAAAATATATTCCTAATAAAATACAAAGACAACTAGGACAATTTGCAATAGACCAAGGGGCAACTATAGTAGTAGGCCATCACCCCCATGTAATACAAGGTATAGAAATATACAAAGGAAGATATATAGCATATTCCTTAGCCAATTTTAGCTTTGGAGGAAATTATAATCCAAAGGACAGGGACACTTTTATATTTCAAACTACAATAACGTTAGACCCAAATACAAAGGAAATTAAACATATAAAACCTAATATAATTCCATGTTCCATATCATCCATACCCGGCCGAAATAATTTTCAGCCTACCCCTTTAGAAGGAGCTGAAAAAAATAGAATTCTAAACCGAATATTTGAAGGCAGTAAGGTATTTGAAGAAGGTATCAAGGAAGAAGATCTACATAACTAATCTTCTTCCCCTTCTATTATGGCCTCTATTGCATAGATAAGACCCTTTAGTATGTCATTATCATTCATAGAAGGCAATAATCGCTGTTTTGATGCTACCTGCTCAGGTAAATACGGCATATGTATAAACCCTCCCTTTATAGAAGGCTGTCTCCTATCTATAAGATATAAAAGTCCGTACATAATATGATTGCATACAAATGTACCGGCAGTGTTCGAGATAGATGCAGGAATACCATGTTTTCTTATATTCTTTACCATATATTCCATAGGAAGATTAGAGAAATATGCTGCAGGGCCATCCTCAAAAATAAATTGATCTGCAGGTTTATTCCCCTCATTATCCTCTATAGACGCATCATTTATATTTACAGCTATTCTCTCTATTCCAATATCCACTCTCCCCCCTGCCTGTCCAGTGCATAATACTATGTTAGGACTATATTTTTCAATATTATAGTATAACGTACTTATAGATTTTCCAAATACAGTAGGCAATATTGATTTCACTATCCGTGCTCCCGCCACCTTTTCAGGTAAATATTCCAATACCTTTTGAGCAGCATTTATATCATCTCCTCCAAATGCATCAAAAGCAGTCACAAGTATTTTCATTATAACCACCTTCCTCTTGTTTTAAATCTATTTGAAGCATGTGGTGTACCGGCCTAAACTTTACTATTACAACACCTTCAACCGTAGCTTCAAAGGGTGTAAAAGAAGCTCCTAATAAGCGAATTATATCCATGCCCTTTTCAAAATTCGTGCCCAAAGACATGGTCATATGGGGTATCCAATTTCCTGGCTTATAATAATCCCACGCCTTATCATCATAATCTCTAAATGCATTGAAAAAATTTCTATTTACTGATATTAGATTATCGTCTACTACAGGTTGATAAAATACTGTAGTGCTCTCACCAGGGAACACGCCTATGGAACAAAAATTCACCTTAAATGGCTCACTTCCTTTAAAAAAATGCTCTACCCTTGATTCAAATGTTGGATAATCAACGGTCTTGTATATGGCCAATGTTATATGGGGCTTACTACCTGATACCTTCATGTATTCACTAAGACCTTTATTATAAAGCTCATCCCATATCCCATATACCTTATTTTCCGTTTCTTCATCGAATAATAACTCCACTGAATATGGCATTGATATCATCCTAACTATTAACTTTATTATATATATTGTACCATGTTTATTAACATAAAAAAATCTATCTTACCATCCTATTATAAATTATGAATTGAAGTAAAATAACTACTTAATATAGTAAATTATACCTGACCGTTTTATATCAAACATATAATAATCTGTTAATACTTGCACACACTATAGAAGAAGGGAGGTATTATTTTGGGTAATAGAATTTATCATATTCCTTTATGGGATGCATTTAAAAAAGATAGCGATTGCCCCATATGTCTGCTTCAAAAATCATTGGAAACGAAATATCAAAAGGCTATCCTAGATACTCAATCGTTTATGGAAGAAGAATTTGATGAAATATTCGGGCACTATACAATATGTAGCATGCACCTTGATAATCTATATAAAAATTTTGACAAGTTTGGTCTTGCGCTGTTGATGAACAAGCTGCTTGCAAGAGAAATCTCCCATATGGAAGATATTAAAAATCATGAAGGCAATGAAAAATCATCCATTAGGAAGAATTTTGTTGACAGATTTATAGAAATAGGAGCATATAAGCAAAAAAAAGATCAAGATAAAGACACTGCAAGCATAAAAAAACCATGCTTTATATGCAAATCCGTAAACGAAGGAACCAATATGTATATAGAATCATTGATCCTCCTTTGGAGGGAGGATGATGATTTTAAAGATGTATACAAAAATTCAAAGGGATTCTGTCAAAGGCATTTTTATAACATTATAGACAAATCCCATAACATATTAGAGGATGAAGATCTAAATGAATTTATAGAATTGAACTATGCACTCCAAAAAATCAATATACAAGCCCTTACAGATGAACTAAAATGGTTTATAAAAAAATTCAACTATGAATTTGCCAGTGAACCATGGGGAAGATCTAAAACAGCTTTGATGCGCAGTATTACAAAGTTAAAACCATAAAAACCAGCATTTCGCTGGTTTTTTAGTTACCACCTATTTTGTCTTATTAACTCATCCAATTCCTT contains:
- a CDS encoding 2'-5' RNA ligase family protein, which produces MPYSVELLFDEETENKVYGIWDELYNKGLSEYMKVSGSKPHITLAIYKTVDYPTFESRVEHFFKGSEPFKVNFCSIGVFPGESTTVFYQPVVDDNLISVNRNFFNAFRDYDDKAWDYYKPGNWIPHMTMSLGTNFEKGMDIIRLLGASFTPFEATVEGVVIVKFRPVHHMLQIDLKQEEGGYNENTCDCF
- a CDS encoding CapA family protein, which produces MRNLNNKKRFIFLCLIVTLLFVSTACQTVDGIINNKKMDNNQNIDVIPLDVIDDLEIQNDNNLLDDKSISKNEEIDVPIKPVELLFSFAGDCTIGGDLIWGGKPVKEDIFTTEWKHQNKDYSFFFKNVRSIFEKDDATIINLEGPLTTATKRADKKFAFKGHPSFANILTEGSIEVATIANNHIYDYGEQGLNNTTKALNENGVLYSHEQHIAYNTYNNIKVAFLSYNGWGLWAKDMVEKGIKEAKENGADIILVSFHWGEERKYIPNKIQRQLGQFAIDQGATIVVGHHPHVIQGIEIYKGRYIAYSLANFSFGGNYNPKDRDTFIFQTTITLDPNTKEIKHIKPNIIPCSISSIPGRNNFQPTPLEGAEKNRILNRIFEGSKVFEEGIKEEDLHN
- a CDS encoding LysM peptidoglycan-binding domain-containing protein, which encodes MCYYDGCYGGYWGGYPGWPDMHQCPPNTMPYIIRSGDTFYKLAQRFNTTVEAIMAVNPGVDPQNLMIGQRICIPVGPVYPSCPPNTMPYIIRSGDTFYKLAQRFNTTVEAIMAVNPGVDPQNLMIGQRICIPVGPVYPSCPPGSLVYVIKSGDTLYAIARRFNTTVEAIMSANPGLDPQNLMVRRKICVPIAM
- a CDS encoding chromate transporter, with product MIYIKLFLTFFKIGLFSFGGGYAMIPLIEKELESHNWMTSSQFYNIIAVSETTPGPISVNSATFVGYEVGGIFGSIVATMGVAAPSLILILIICKYLLKYQDNGIFKNAFSGIRPVVAGLIIAAAFFVAQTSVFKKSVTVSTIHDAAIHPFKYLNFKSILILIIVALMLEKFKLHPILVIFLSGVIGVVFFYII
- the pcp gene encoding pyroglutamyl-peptidase I, which produces MKILVTAFDAFGGDDINAAQKVLEYLPEKVAGARIVKSILPTVFGKSISTLYYNIEKYSPNIVLCTGQAGGRVDIGIERIAVNINDASIEDNEGNKPADQFIFEDGPAAYFSNLPMEYMVKNIRKHGIPASISNTAGTFVCNHIMYGLLYLIDRRQPSIKGGFIHMPYLPEQVASKQRLLPSMNDNDILKGLIYAIEAIIEGEED
- a CDS encoding DUF6062 family protein, with amino-acid sequence MGNRIYHIPLWDAFKKDSDCPICLLQKSLETKYQKAILDTQSFMEEEFDEIFGHYTICSMHLDNLYKNFDKFGLALLMNKLLAREISHMEDIKNHEGNEKSSIRKNFVDRFIEIGAYKQKKDQDKDTASIKKPCFICKSVNEGTNMYIESLILLWREDDDFKDVYKNSKGFCQRHFYNIIDKSHNILEDEDLNEFIELNYALQKINIQALTDELKWFIKKFNYEFASEPWGRSKTALMRSITKLKP